In one window of Helianthus annuus cultivar XRQ/B chromosome 17, HanXRQr2.0-SUNRISE, whole genome shotgun sequence DNA:
- the LOC110925197 gene encoding auxin-responsive protein SAUR20 codes for MAIRMPRIIQARQILKRSLSNGGSTPASMDIPKGYFAIYVGEQEKKRFVVPVSILSQPRFQELLHQSEQEFGYNHPMGGITIPCSEDVFTDLASRFGAF; via the coding sequence ATGGCCATCCGTATGCCTCGTATCATTCAAGCAAGACAAATTCTCAAACGATCCCTCTCTAATGGGGGCAGCACTCCCGCATCTATGGATATCCCCAAAGGCTATTTTGCCATTTATGTTGGGGAACAAGAGAAGAAGCGGTTTGTAGTCCCTGTATCAATATTAAGCCAGCCTAGATTTCAAGAGTTACTGCATCAGTCAGAGCAAGAGTTTGGATACAACCATCCCATGGGCGGGATCACGATACCATGTAGTGAAGACGTATTTACCGATCTCGCTTCTCGTTTTGGAGCATTTTGA